A region from the Pelobates fuscus isolate aPelFus1 chromosome 1, aPelFus1.pri, whole genome shotgun sequence genome encodes:
- the LHFPL5 gene encoding LHFPL tetraspan subfamily member 5 protein: MVQLLPAQEAARIYHTNYVRNARAIGVLWAVFTICFNIVMVEVFIQPYWIGDSLNTPQAGYFGLFSYCIGNALTSELICKGSALDFESIPSGAFKTAMFFVGISMFLVMGSMLCFSLFFFCNSATVYKICAWMQLAAAAGLMIGCLIYPDGWDSTEVKRMCGDKTDKYTLGACTVRWAYILAIIAIMDALILSFLAFVLGNRQDSLLPEDFKIQNKEEDGG, translated from the exons ATGGTTCAGTTGCTCCCAGCCCAAGAAGCAGCCAGAATCTACCACACTAACTATGTACGCAATGCTCGTGCTATCGGTGTATTATGGGCCGTGTTCACAATCTGCTTCAACATCGTCATGGTCGAAGTCTTTATCCAACCTTACTGGATCGGTGACAGCCTAAACACCCCACAAGCTGGCTATTTTGGCCTGTTCAGTTATTGTATTGGCAATGCTTTGACTTCAGAACTTATCTGTAAGGGAAGTGCCTTGGACTTTGAAAGTATTCCTTCGGGAGCTTTCAAGACAGCCATGTTTTTTGTAGGGATCTCAATGTTCCTGGTGATGGGCTCTATGTTATGTTTCAGTCTTTTCTTTTTCTGCAATTCAGCCACCGTGTACAAGATCTGTGCATGGATGCAGTTAGCTGCAG CTGCTGGCCTAATGATTGGATGCTTAATTTATCCTGATGGATGGGACTCTACAGAGGTCAAGCGTATGTGTGGGGATAAGACCGATAAATATACATTGGGAGCATGTACAGTGCGTTGGGCCTATATTCTCGCCATCATTGCAATCATGGATGCCCTTATACTCTCTtttcttgcctttgtcctggggaACAGGCAAGATAGCTTGCTGCCAGAAGATTTCAAGATACAGAACAAAG aAGAAGATGGTGGCTGA